A window from uncultured Anaeromusa sp. encodes these proteins:
- the queF gene encoding preQ(1) synthase, with the protein MSRSKEELAGISHLGSQNTKYQYAYAPEVLEAFENKHPGNDYWVKFNCPEFTSLCPMTGQPDFATLYISYIPGEKMVESKSLKLYLLSFRNHGDFHEDVVNIIMKDLFKLMQPKYIEVWGKFLPRGGISIDPYCNMANGEAKYEKLAWHRMEQHDLYCMDKVDNR; encoded by the coding sequence ATGTCGCGAAGCAAGGAAGAACTGGCCGGCATCAGCCATTTAGGAAGCCAGAATACAAAGTATCAGTACGCTTATGCGCCGGAGGTGCTGGAGGCGTTTGAAAACAAACATCCGGGCAATGACTACTGGGTAAAATTCAACTGCCCGGAGTTTACCAGCCTTTGTCCGATGACAGGGCAGCCTGATTTTGCCACTCTTTACATCAGCTACATTCCTGGTGAAAAGATGGTGGAAAGCAAATCGTTAAAGCTCTATTTGCTCAGCTTCCGCAACCATGGAGATTTCCATGAGGATGTAGTGAACATTATTATGAAGGATTTGTTCAAGCTGATGCAGCCGAAATACATTGAGGTATGGGGGAAATTTTTGCCGCGAGGGGGAATTTCCATTGATCCTTACTGCAACATGGCTAATGGCGAAGCAAAGTACGAAAAGCTGGCTTGGCATCGCATGGAGCAGCATGACCTCTATTGTATGGATAAAGTAGACAACCGTTAA
- a CDS encoding amino acid permease codes for MKGKEFEENLERGLKERHIQLIALGGAIGVGLFLGSATAIKTAGPALLLSYIIGGIFILFIMRSLGELAVAYPVSGSFSAYANKFIGPLAGYITGWTYWFMWVVTCMAEITAVGVYVQFWFPDVPQWIPAMLALVAMTIVNVVAVSAFGEFEFWFAMIKIITILVMIVVGAMMIFFGLGNDGIPTGLTNLVAHGGFMPMGVEGVVMSLVMVMFAYLGIELVGVAAGEASNPEKTIPAAIDKVFWRILVFYVGALVVIMSLYPWNQLGTIGSPFVFTFKKLGIAAAAGIINFVVLTAALSSCNSGIFSTGRMLYNLALQGKAPACFGKLSKNRVPLNGILVSFCFLFIGVILNYLVPAQVFVYVTSVATSGALWVWAIILIAQMRFRQSLTPEQVAKLKYPSLLYPVSNWATLAFLVFVVIVMAFDPDTRVALYVAPAWFGLLLACYYAFGLHKPAEKPLARAAGGRN; via the coding sequence GTGAAAGGAAAAGAATTTGAAGAAAATTTAGAACGAGGGTTAAAGGAACGGCATATTCAGCTAATCGCTTTAGGCGGAGCTATCGGCGTAGGCTTGTTTTTAGGCTCGGCAACGGCGATTAAGACAGCGGGGCCGGCGCTTTTGCTATCGTACATCATTGGCGGCATCTTTATTCTGTTTATTATGCGCTCCTTGGGGGAGCTGGCGGTAGCCTATCCGGTCAGCGGCTCTTTTAGCGCCTATGCCAACAAGTTTATCGGTCCGTTGGCAGGCTATATTACCGGATGGACCTATTGGTTTATGTGGGTAGTGACCTGTATGGCGGAGATTACGGCGGTAGGGGTGTATGTGCAGTTTTGGTTTCCCGACGTGCCGCAGTGGATTCCGGCCATGCTGGCCTTGGTGGCTATGACCATTGTCAATGTGGTGGCGGTGTCCGCCTTTGGGGAGTTTGAGTTTTGGTTTGCCATGATTAAAATTATTACCATTTTGGTGATGATTGTCGTTGGGGCGATGATGATTTTCTTTGGCCTTGGCAACGACGGGATTCCGACGGGGTTGACGAATCTGGTTGCCCATGGCGGCTTTATGCCGATGGGCGTTGAAGGCGTTGTCATGTCCTTGGTGATGGTGATGTTCGCCTATTTGGGTATTGAACTGGTCGGCGTAGCTGCCGGGGAAGCCAGTAATCCGGAGAAAACCATACCCGCGGCGATTGACAAGGTGTTTTGGCGCATTTTGGTCTTTTACGTAGGGGCCTTGGTCGTTATTATGAGTCTCTATCCTTGGAATCAACTGGGGACCATCGGCAGTCCCTTCGTCTTTACCTTTAAAAAGTTGGGCATCGCGGCGGCGGCGGGCATTATTAACTTTGTTGTGTTGACGGCGGCTCTTTCTTCCTGTAACAGCGGGATTTTCAGCACCGGCCGCATGCTCTATAACCTAGCGCTGCAGGGCAAGGCACCGGCTTGCTTCGGTAAACTGAGCAAAAACCGCGTGCCGCTCAACGGCATTTTGGTGTCTTTTTGTTTCTTGTTTATCGGCGTAATTCTGAACTATTTGGTTCCGGCGCAGGTGTTTGTTTATGTGACCAGCGTGGCTACGTCGGGCGCCCTTTGGGTGTGGGCGATTATTTTGATTGCGCAGATGCGTTTTCGCCAGAGTCTGACGCCGGAGCAGGTAGCGAAGCTAAAATACCCGTCCTTGTTGTATCCGGTGAGCAACTGGGCTACTTTGGCGTTTCTGGTCTTTGTAGTCATCGTCATGGCCTTTGACCCGGATACGCGCGTGGCCCTCTATGTAGCGCCGGCCTGGTTTGGGTTGCTTTTGGCCTGTTATTATGCTTTCGGCCTGCATAAGCCAGCGGAAAAGCCTTTGGCCCGTGCGGCGGGCGGTAGGAATTAA
- a CDS encoding MFS transporter, protein MKILQQQGKWFYGWWVVIGGILIMAVMHSLLTTCWGLYVKPVTADMGFSRGAFALCSTIISGVTVFLSPYMGKWLAKKNTRLIHSICIIGMALSYAAFSLATSITHFYIIAFFMGAFSCGAVALPVSIIITNWFVKKRGLAISLALAGSGFGGAVISPIMTQVMQGYGWRESFVVFGILMVVVSLPMALFVMKKTPESMGLKPYGSEDAPAAKTEKAVKLSVDTPDISLEEAKKQGFFWAYIFGIFALCFVGFGSLSQLAAYLADAHDPVFAAAMLSLFLIVVTPGKISLGWVYDKFGTRLGTAYICIIFILSFVCMLYPESKPLMYVMAVLYGLGICSGTVCPPVITAAMFGSKHYGEIYGFVNLFVYVGAALSVPAIALVYDQTGSYYMAWLLCIALCAVSLVALLYSDRQCRVFMSKRLRETA, encoded by the coding sequence GTGAAGATTTTGCAACAGCAAGGAAAATGGTTTTACGGCTGGTGGGTTGTAATTGGCGGCATCTTAATTATGGCGGTGATGCATTCGCTGCTGACGACATGCTGGGGCTTGTACGTGAAGCCAGTAACGGCGGATATGGGTTTTAGCCGAGGGGCCTTTGCGCTTTGCAGTACCATTATTTCAGGGGTAACTGTTTTTCTATCTCCGTATATGGGAAAATGGCTGGCGAAGAAAAATACACGCTTGATTCACAGTATCTGTATTATAGGCATGGCACTTTCCTATGCGGCGTTTTCTTTGGCCACATCGATTACGCATTTCTATATTATTGCCTTTTTTATGGGCGCTTTTTCTTGCGGCGCCGTGGCTTTACCGGTCTCGATTATTATTACCAACTGGTTTGTGAAAAAAAGAGGGTTAGCTATTAGTCTGGCTTTGGCGGGCAGCGGTTTTGGCGGCGCTGTCATCAGCCCGATCATGACGCAAGTCATGCAAGGCTACGGCTGGCGCGAATCTTTTGTGGTTTTCGGTATTTTGATGGTAGTTGTCAGTTTGCCGATGGCGTTGTTTGTAATGAAAAAAACTCCGGAAAGCATGGGCTTGAAACCTTATGGAAGCGAAGACGCTCCTGCTGCTAAAACGGAAAAAGCAGTGAAACTAAGTGTAGATACTCCGGATATTTCGCTAGAAGAAGCAAAAAAACAAGGTTTCTTTTGGGCATATATATTTGGAATTTTCGCTTTGTGCTTTGTCGGGTTTGGTTCGCTCAGTCAGTTGGCGGCGTATTTGGCGGATGCCCATGATCCAGTGTTTGCGGCGGCAATGCTGTCGTTGTTCTTAATTGTAGTGACACCGGGAAAAATTTCTCTGGGCTGGGTGTATGATAAGTTCGGTACACGTCTAGGAACCGCGTATATATGTATTATCTTTATTCTTTCGTTTGTCTGCATGCTTTATCCGGAGTCAAAGCCATTGATGTATGTTATGGCAGTTTTGTATGGTTTGGGCATTTGCAGCGGTACGGTTTGCCCGCCGGTAATCACGGCGGCTATGTTCGGCTCCAAGCATTACGGAGAAATTTACGGGTTTGTCAATTTGTTCGTCTATGTGGGAGCGGCCTTGTCAGTGCCGGCTATCGCGTTAGTGTACGACCAAACCGGTTCGTATTATATGGCGTGGTTGCTATGCATTGCATTGTGCGCGGTTTCTCTAGTAGCGTTGCTGTATAGTGATCGTCAATGTCGGGTGTTTATGTCCAAACGGCTTCGGGAAACAGCGTGA
- a CDS encoding amidohydrolase family protein, translated as MAKVIKCGELFCAVDGSVRKNAVVVVEENRITAVQNAEQYAQKPEDEVLDLSDQFVMPGLIDTHVHLGFGGKPSLVEVHEAPELVAVKAIKNAQLDLLGGFTTVRDEGYPTLTGCALLREAIDGGVFSGPRIFTSGMYITPTAGHLDFRHVDETSGFKSFKPINIADGPEEVRAAARYMLKYGADQIKVLVTGGVLSPGNEPGEQNMSVEEIRAAVEVARMHGKIVSAHAHGTAGIHAAAVAGVDVVEHGTLVDEETICIMAAKQIAIVPTFIVLKVVSEKGPKAGIPDFAVRKAAAMVSSHLSNIKKAYDAGVRIVFGTDCGTPLTPHGMQAGEFALMAQAGISPEDVLLGATRYAAELLKWEKDLGTLEAGKLADIVAVPRNPLQDMSAMQEVSFVMKDGVVYKQ; from the coding sequence ATGGCTAAAGTGATCAAATGCGGGGAACTGTTCTGCGCCGTTGATGGGAGCGTGCGGAAAAATGCCGTCGTAGTTGTCGAGGAGAATCGTATTACGGCGGTACAGAATGCGGAGCAATATGCTCAAAAGCCAGAGGATGAGGTTTTGGATTTATCAGATCAATTTGTAATGCCAGGTTTAATTGACACTCATGTGCATTTAGGATTCGGCGGTAAGCCGTCGCTGGTTGAAGTGCATGAAGCGCCGGAACTAGTAGCAGTCAAGGCGATAAAGAATGCACAGCTTGACTTATTAGGCGGTTTTACGACGGTTAGAGATGAAGGGTATCCCACTCTTACGGGCTGCGCGTTGCTGCGAGAAGCCATTGATGGCGGCGTGTTTTCAGGGCCCCGTATTTTTACGAGCGGCATGTATATTACGCCGACCGCCGGACATCTGGATTTTCGGCATGTTGATGAAACCTCTGGCTTTAAATCCTTCAAGCCTATTAATATTGCCGATGGGCCTGAGGAAGTGCGAGCGGCAGCCCGATACATGCTCAAATATGGTGCTGATCAGATCAAGGTACTGGTAACCGGAGGCGTTTTAAGTCCTGGTAATGAACCTGGCGAGCAAAATATGAGCGTAGAAGAAATCAGGGCGGCAGTAGAAGTGGCGCGCATGCACGGGAAAATCGTATCCGCCCATGCTCACGGTACGGCTGGTATTCACGCAGCGGCGGTTGCTGGCGTTGATGTAGTGGAACATGGGACTTTAGTAGATGAAGAAACCATTTGCATTATGGCAGCAAAACAGATTGCCATTGTGCCGACCTTTATCGTGCTAAAGGTAGTTTCGGAAAAAGGGCCTAAAGCAGGTATTCCGGACTTTGCCGTCCGCAAAGCGGCTGCTATGGTAAGCTCGCATTTGAGCAATATCAAAAAAGCCTATGATGCTGGTGTGCGTATTGTTTTCGGCACCGATTGCGGTACGCCGCTGACGCCTCATGGTATGCAGGCAGGCGAATTCGCTTTAATGGCGCAGGCGGGTATTTCCCCGGAAGATGTGCTGCTGGGAGCTACGCGTTATGCAGCGGAACTTTTGAAGTGGGAAAAGGATTTAGGGACGCTTGAGGCGGGCAAGTTAGCTGACATCGTGGCGGTACCGCGTAATCCGCTGCAGGATATGAGCGCGATGCAGGAAGTTTCCTTTGTGATGAAGGACGGCGTGGTTTATAAGCAATAA